The Impatiens glandulifera chromosome 3, dImpGla2.1, whole genome shotgun sequence genome contains a region encoding:
- the LOC124932413 gene encoding uncharacterized protein LOC124932413, with the protein MECNKDEAVRAQKIAEKKLMEKDFVGSKKFALKAQALNPALEIVSHILMTLDVHMAGEKKVRGEVDWYGILGVTHMADEDTMRNRYKKLAIMLHPDKNRSIGAEGAFKLISQAWSILSDKSKRLAYNKRRGLGMCIPKVPSPVANGTHSFPAAASATAATNVKTQDVGNGKRDTFWTTCNRCKMHYEYVRAYVNKVLRCPSCRKTFVATETNPPVNLSKPLNPSSLGPQSNQATAARSQHSDLRKPGGLNSEHMMFKQGGSTYNRPVVGTQATNVVQQTNMLKRKEIHGWDRGSAAYGTSSCKKAKGLEEHKAAEVHGHGVNMQAPTGGSFRSISRSWMNNDQAASFSKPSNRLKELTPIQTKKMLLGKAQLDIRRKVEELKSKSINEKLKENKKVREETTTVKVDSDSKRKEPSMDSDEVVIMPNVQSIVVPDPDFHNFDEDRSETSFGESEVWAAYDDTDGMPRFYALIHKVISVKPFKVRLSWLNSKSNVEFGPMKWVACGYTKTCGEFWVGKHEVNKTLNSFSHKVKWEKSARGSISIFPRKGEVWALYRNWSPDWNEHTPDDLVQKYDMVKVVDEEEGIQVRPLVKAVGFKTVFHQDRDPGKLMRIPKEEMFRFSHQVPSYLLTGAEGKEGGGAPLMGYDELDPAATPLELLQVLTEEAAGGEGIHDKFLPGRSLRKSTYARNSGRSHERSKQYCSHYNIEGHGIYACCTKNISRLIQRTERSRNKAFKHETKVVETPLDFC; encoded by the exons ATGGAGTGCAATAAAGACGAGGCAGTCCGTGCACAAAAAATTGCAGAAAAGAAGTTAATGGAGAAGGATTTTGTCGGTTCCAAAAAGTTTGCACTGAAGGCACAAGCTTTAAATCCCGCTCTTGAGATTGTCTCACACATATTAATGACACTCGATGTGCACATGGCTGGAGAAAAGAAAGTTAGAGGTGAAGTAGACTGGTATGGGATCCTTGGTGTAACTCACATGGCTGATGAAGATACAATGAGGAACCGTTACAAGAAACTGGCCATTATGCTTCACCCTGATAAAAACAGATCCATCGGTGCTGAAGGTGCGTTCAAGCTTATTTCCCAAGCCTGGAGTATATTGTCTGACAAGAGTAAGAGGCTTGCATATAATAAGAGAAGGGGGTTGGGAATGTGCATTCCAAAAGTACCTTCTCCTGTTGCAAATGGCACACATAGTTTCCCAGCTGCCGCTTCTGCCACTGCTGCCACTAATGTAAAGACGCAAGATGTTGGTAATGGAAAAAGGGATACGTTTTGGACTACTTGCAATCGATGCAAGATGCACTATGAGTATGTTAGAGCATATGTTAATAAGGTCCTGCGATGCCCTAGTTGTCGAAAAACTTTTGTGGCTACTGAGACAAATCCTCCTGTTAATTTATCAAAGCCATTAAATCCATCCTCCCTTGGACCACAATCTAATCAGGCAACTGCTGCCAGATCTCAACATTCAGACCTAAGAAAGCCGGGTGGCCTTAATTCTGAACATATGATGTTCAAGCAAGGCGGCTCTACTTATAATAGACCAGTTGTGGGCACTCAAGCAACAAATGTTGTCCAGCAGACAAATATGCTTAAGAGGAAAGAGATTCATGGTTGGGATAGGGGCTCTGCTGCCTATGGGACTTCTAGTTGTAAGAAGGCAAAAGGTCTAGAGGAACATAAAGCAGCAGAAGTTCATGGTCATGGAGTTAATATGCAAGCTCCAACTGGAGGTAGCTTTAGAAGCATATCGAGGTCCTGGATGAATAATGATCAAGCTGCATCTTTCAGCAAGCCGTCTAACAGATTGAAAGAGCTGACTCCTATTCAAACCAAGAAGATGCTGTTGGGAAAGGCTCAGCTAGATATTCGCAGGAAGGTAGAAGAATTGAAGTCAAAGTCGATAAATGAGAAGTTGAAGGAGAATAAAAAAGTCAGAGAGGAAACAACTACTGTTAAAGTTGATTCTGATTCCAAGAGAAAAGAACCTTCCATGGATTCTGATGAAGTAGTAATAATGCCTAATGTGCAATCCATTGTTGTGCCGGACCCTGATTTTCACAACTTTGACGAGGACCGAAGCGAGACTTCATTTGGAGAATCGGAGGTATGGGCCGCATACGACGATACGGATGGCATGCCACGCTTCTATGCTCTGATTCATAAGGTAATTTCGGTGAAACCATTTAAGGTACGTCTTAGTTGGTTAAATTCTAAAAGCAATGTTGAATTTGGTCCAATGAAATGGGTGGCTTGCGGTTATACAAAAACCTGTGGGGAATTTTGGGTTGGGAAGCATGAAGTGAACAAGACTCTGAACTCCTTCTCCCACAAGGTGAAGTGGGAAAAAAGTGCAAGAGGTAGTATAAGCATATTTCCCAGAAAGGGAGAGGTGTGGGCTCTGTACAGGAACTGGTCTCCTGATTGGAATGAACATACCCCAGATGATTTGGTCCAAAAGTATGATATGGTGAAAGTGGTTGACGAAGAAGAAGGAATCCAAGTGAGACCTCTTGTGAAGGCGGTTGGTTTTAAGACAGTTTTCCATCAAGATAGGGATCCGGGTAAGCTGATGAGGATTCCTAAAGAAGAAATGTTCCGGTTCTCTCATCAGGTTCCAAGTTATCTGCTTACGGGTGCTGAAGGTAAAGAAGGTGGTGGTGCTCCTCTGATGGGGTATGATGAGTTGGACCCTGCTGCTACTCCTTTGGAACTTCTTCAGGTACTGACAGAAGAAGCTGCTGGAGGAGAAGGAATACATGACAAGTTCTTGCCAG GAAGAAGTCTACGGAAAAGCACTTATGCAAGGAATTCTGGAAGGAGTCATGAAAGATCTAAACAGTACTGTTCACACTACAATATAGAAGGACATGGAATATATGCATGTTGCACAAAGAACATTTCTAGACTGATACAAAGGACAGAGAGATCAAGGAACAAAGCCTTCAAACATGAGACGAAGGTGGTTGAAACTCCACTTGACTTTTGTTGA
- the LOC124932414 gene encoding abscisic acid receptor PYL8-like codes for MSGGGNRFSAIETEYIRKHHKHQLDEDNQCTSVLVKHIKAPIHLVWSLVRRFDQPEMYKPFISRCSVVKGNLEIGSVREINVKSGLPATTSTERLEFLDDNEHILSIKIVGGDHRLRNYSSIISVHPEIIEGRNGTLVIESFIVDAPEGNTKEETCFFVEALIKCNLKSLAAVSESMMADQHQTPPPPPLIN; via the exons ATGAGCGGAGGAGGGAACAGATTCAGCGCTATTGAGACGGAGTACATAAGGAAGCATCATAAACATCAACTGGACGAGGATAATCAATGCACTTCTGTTCTAGTTAAGCACATCAAGGCGCCCATCCATCTA GTTTGGTCATTGGTAAGAAGATTTGATCAACCGGAGATGTATAAGCCGTTTATAAGCAGGTGTAGTGTAGTCAAAGGAAATCTAGAAATTGGGAGTGTTCGGGAAATCAATGTGAAATCAGGTCTTCCTGCTACAACCAGCACTGAAAGGTTGGAATTCCTCGACGACAACGAGCATATCCTTAGTATCAAGATTGTTGGCGGCGATCATAGACTCAgg aACTATTCTTCTATTATTTCTGTACACCCAGAAATAATAGAAGGAAGAAATGGGACGCTGGTGATTGAATCGTTTATAGTGGATGCACCCGAGGGTAACACAAAGGAAGAGACCTGTTTCTTTGTGGAAGCCTTGATCAAGTGCAATCTCAAGTCCTTGGCTGCTGTCTCCGAAAGCATGATGGCTGATCAACATCAAACACCCCCACCACCccctttaattaattaa
- the LOC124930142 gene encoding polypyrimidine tract-binding protein homolog 2 isoform X1, whose protein sequence is MSSVSSQPQFRYTQPPSKVLHLRNLPWECTEEELVELGKPFGKVVNTKCNVGANRNQAFIEFAELNQAIAMISYYASSSDPAQVRGKTVYLQYSNRQEIVNNKTSADVAGNVLLVTIEGNDARLVSIDVLHLVFSAFGFVHKITTFEKTAGFQALVQFSDSPTASSAKEALDGRSIPRYLIPDLSPCSLKITYSAHTDLSVKFQSHRSRDYTNPLLPVAPSAIDANGQLSVGVDGKKMEPESNVLLASIENMQYAVTLDVLHMVFSAFGPVMKIAMFDKNGGVQALVQYPDVQMGVVAKEALEGHCIYDGGFCKLHISYSRHTDLSIKVNNDRSRDYTIPAGGSGGPMMGGSQPSILGQQQQQQQQQPLGMGGPSSHHHHHHQQQQQHHQYNAGPPPYSSGPHQHQNQQNSSSSAGWGSHQSMPPNMGQGMMPMHGHNGGMPHGGMPPYHPQ, encoded by the exons ATGTCATCAGTCTCTAGTCAACCGCAATTTCGCTACACACAACCTCCATCAAAGGTGCTTCACTTGAGAAACTTACCATGGGAATGCACGGAAGAGGAACTGGTTGAACTGGGGAAACCTTTCGGTAAAGTAGTCAACACAAAATGTAATGTTGGGGCCAATAGGAATCAAGCTTTTATTGAGTTT GCTGAGTTAAACCAAGCTATTGCAATGATATCATACTATGCTTCATCCTCTGATCCAGCTCAAGTGCGAGGGAAAACGGTTTACCTGCAATATTCCAACAGGCAAGAAATAGTGAACAACAAAACTAGTGCAGATGTTGCTGGAAATGTATTATTGGTAACAATTGAGGGCAATGATGCGCGCCTTGTGAGCATTGATGTCTTGCATTTG GTGTTTTCTGCTTTTGGATTTGTGCATAAGATTACCACCTTTGAGAAGACTGCAGGTTTCCAG GCTCTGGTTCAGTTTTCTGATTCACCTACGGCGTCTTCAGCAAAAGAAGCCCTTGATGGGAGAAGCATTCCGAG GTATTTGATTCCAGATCTAAGTCCTTGCAGCcttaaaataacatattcaGCCCATACAGATCTGAGTGTCAAGTTTCAGAGCCATCGAAGCAG GGATTATACAAATCCTCTCCTTCCTGTTGCTCCATCTGCCATAGATGCAAATGGTCAG CTCAGTGTGGGTGTGGATGGAAAGAAAATGGAGCCCGAGAGCAATGTTCTTCTAGCTTCTATTGAGAACATGCAATATGCAGTGACCCTGGATGTGCTGCACATG GTATTCTCTGCCTTTGGACCTGTGATGAAGATTGCAATGTTTGACAAAAATGGTGGTGTTCAAGCTCTTGTTCAGTACCCTG ATGTTCAAATGGGTGTGGTTGCGAAAGAGGCATTGGAAGGACACTGTATATATGACGGTGGATTTTGCAAACTTCACATCTCATATTCTCGTCATACAGATCTCAGTATAAAG GTGAACAATGATAGAAGCAGAGACTACACAATACCTGCTGGTGGTAGTGGTGGTCCAATGATGGGTGGTTCTCAACCATCAATTTTAGGGCaacagcaacaacaacaacagcaaCAGCCATTAGGAATGGGAGGTCCCAGctcacatcatcatcatcatcatcaacaacaacaacaacatcatcagTACAATGCAGGTCCTCCACCCTACTCATCTGGTCCCCATCAGCATCAGAATCAGCAGAACTCATCTTCTTCTGCTGGCTGGGGCTCTCATCAATCCATGCCTCCTAATATGGGGCAAGGGATGATGCCAATGCATGGACACAATGGCGGCATGCCTCATGGAGGAATGCCTCCTTATCACCCTCAATAG
- the LOC124930142 gene encoding polypyrimidine tract-binding protein homolog 2 isoform X2 has translation MSVFSAFGFVHKITTFEKTAGFQALVQFSDSPTASSAKEALDGRSIPRYLIPDLSPCSLKITYSAHTDLSVKFQSHRSRDYTNPLLPVAPSAIDANGQLSVGVDGKKMEPESNVLLASIENMQYAVTLDVLHMVFSAFGPVMKIAMFDKNGGVQALVQYPDVQMGVVAKEALEGHCIYDGGFCKLHISYSRHTDLSIKVNNDRSRDYTIPAGGSGGPMMGGSQPSILGQQQQQQQQQPLGMGGPSSHHHHHHQQQQQHHQYNAGPPPYSSGPHQHQNQQNSSSSAGWGSHQSMPPNMGQGMMPMHGHNGGMPHGGMPPYHPQ, from the exons ATGAGT GTGTTTTCTGCTTTTGGATTTGTGCATAAGATTACCACCTTTGAGAAGACTGCAGGTTTCCAG GCTCTGGTTCAGTTTTCTGATTCACCTACGGCGTCTTCAGCAAAAGAAGCCCTTGATGGGAGAAGCATTCCGAG GTATTTGATTCCAGATCTAAGTCCTTGCAGCcttaaaataacatattcaGCCCATACAGATCTGAGTGTCAAGTTTCAGAGCCATCGAAGCAG GGATTATACAAATCCTCTCCTTCCTGTTGCTCCATCTGCCATAGATGCAAATGGTCAG CTCAGTGTGGGTGTGGATGGAAAGAAAATGGAGCCCGAGAGCAATGTTCTTCTAGCTTCTATTGAGAACATGCAATATGCAGTGACCCTGGATGTGCTGCACATG GTATTCTCTGCCTTTGGACCTGTGATGAAGATTGCAATGTTTGACAAAAATGGTGGTGTTCAAGCTCTTGTTCAGTACCCTG ATGTTCAAATGGGTGTGGTTGCGAAAGAGGCATTGGAAGGACACTGTATATATGACGGTGGATTTTGCAAACTTCACATCTCATATTCTCGTCATACAGATCTCAGTATAAAG GTGAACAATGATAGAAGCAGAGACTACACAATACCTGCTGGTGGTAGTGGTGGTCCAATGATGGGTGGTTCTCAACCATCAATTTTAGGGCaacagcaacaacaacaacagcaaCAGCCATTAGGAATGGGAGGTCCCAGctcacatcatcatcatcatcatcaacaacaacaacaacatcatcagTACAATGCAGGTCCTCCACCCTACTCATCTGGTCCCCATCAGCATCAGAATCAGCAGAACTCATCTTCTTCTGCTGGCTGGGGCTCTCATCAATCCATGCCTCCTAATATGGGGCAAGGGATGATGCCAATGCATGGACACAATGGCGGCATGCCTCATGGAGGAATGCCTCCTTATCACCCTCAATAG
- the LOC124928727 gene encoding uncharacterized protein LOC124928727, with translation MENDDLINELKNGMELAKQLQIHLNVPNSSNHNRKLLVNKLLSSYHKALSIINNNINGSSSLKTDQFHSDHHHQNFTPDNPKKRCYYKSSHGYKTQERNIKFQETNLSRPMVNSKESINNNIEQQQHHHLGFITNDEFLGSNHDVFPKPLSNDHDQIPPILQEFDETITDESRFLLGPILDQFEPSHIFDNASFF, from the exons ATGGAGAATGATGATCTGATAAATGAGTTGAAAAATGGGATGGAGTTGGCCAAACAGCTCCAAATACATCTCAATGTCCCAAATTCTTCCAACCATAACCGCAAACTGTTAGTAAACAAGCTCCTTTCTTCTTACCATAAAGCTCTAtcaatcatcaacaacaacatcaacgGATCATCTTCACTGAAAACTGATCAATTCCATTCTGATCACCACCATCAAAACTTCACTCCAGACAACCCAAAAAAGag ATGCTATTACAAATCATCCCACGGCTACAAAACACAAGAAAGGAACATAAAATTCCAAGAAACTAATTTGTCACGCCCCATGGTCAACTCAAAGGAATCCATTAACAACAATATCGAACAACAACAACACCACCACCTCGGATTCATCACAAATGACGAGTTCTTAGGCAGCAATCATGATGTTTTCCCGAAGCCTTTGTCAAATGATCATGATCAAATCCCACCCATACTACAGGAATTTGATGAAACTATAACCGATGAGTCGAGATTTTTATTGGGTCCAATATTAGATCAATTTGAACCTTCCCACATCTTCGACAATGCAAGTTTTTTTTGA
- the LOC124931963 gene encoding transcription factor SPEECHLESS-like encodes MGCDSVDNLSDFFDDSDFGETNFGSDDIFTLLENLEGHINEVPLIPPPPPTVAEINGFGSSLSPRSNSSSKRQKVTTMTTVCPSLPDDQDGEQRMAHITVERNRRKQMNEHLAVLRSLMPSFYVKRGDQASIIGGVIDYIDELQQILQSLEAKKQRKVIYTEVLSPRLLPSPRPTTVLSPRKPPLSPRLITLPPISPRTPQSTSPYQLKPPPPPSQAAAGANNYPLEPPPPPALVPSPCSSNSSHVVVIDNSVCVNELAASSKSNIADVEVKFSSQNNLLLKTTSPKIPGQAVKIISALENLALEILHVSVTTIDETMLNSFTIKIGIECQLSAEELAQQIQQTFC; translated from the exons ATGGGTTGTGATAGCGTTGATAATTTGTCCGACTTTTTCGATGACTCTGATTTTGGTGAAACCAACTTCGGCTCCGATGATATTTTCACCCTTCTCGAAAACCTAGAAGGCCACATCAATGAAGTACCACTtattcctcctcctcctccgacGGTGGCTGAGATCAACGGCTTTGGATCATCATTATCCCCCAGAAGTAATAGTAGTAGTAAGAGGCAGAAGGTGACGACGATGACGACGGTTTGTCCTTCGCTGCCGGATGATCAAGATGGAGAGCAAAGGATGGCTCATATAACCGTCGAGAGGAATAGGAGAAAACAAATGAACGAGCATTTGGCTGTCCTCCGTTCTCTTATGCCTTCCTTTTACGTCAAAAGG gGAGATCAAGCATCTATAATAGGAGGGGTGATTGATTACATAGACGAACTTCAACAAATCCTTCAATCCCTAGAAGCTAAAAAGCAGCGCAAAGTAATTTACACTGAAGTCCTCAGCCCTAGGCTCCTCCCAAGCCCACGACCCACTACCGTTCTCAGCCCCAGAAAGCCTCCATTAAGCCCAAGACTAATTACCCTACCCCCCATAAGCCCAAGAACTCCACAGTCCACAAGCCCATACCAACTCAAACCGCCGCCGCCGCCATCTCAGGCTGCCGCCGGAGCTAATAATTACCCACTTgaaccaccaccaccacctgcTTTAGTACCTTCACCGTGTTCTTCGAATTCCTCCCATGTTGTTGTCATCGATAATAGTGTTTGTGTGAACGAGCTAGCGGCCAGCTCAAAGTCGAACATTGCTGACGTGGAGGTGAAGTTTTCTAGCCAGAATAATCTTCTGTTGAAAACTACTTCACCGAAGATACCCGGTCAAGCTGTGAAGATCATTTCAGCACTCGAGAACTTAGCCCTCGAGATTTTACATGTCAGCGTTACCACCATTGATGAAACCATGCTTAATTCTTTCACTATCAAg ATTGGAATTGAATGCCAGCTTAGCGCTGAAGAACTTGCACAACAAATTCAGCAAACATTCTGCTAA
- the LOC124932496 gene encoding uncharacterized protein LOC124932496 has translation MAFPSSSPAAAKGVVVTVPALVISAAVAAVFLFFLLSSSSSPLPSCSCPSSTTYTTTTTNGIEKQQISPTAEDIRWVKEQIVANGLHMKDNVLRKGINPRTRVQQLQDLNQFKGISHYEGDQFENHTALPCPGELLVEEHHSNYGEPWAGGRDVFEFLADSVHLNSNSRVLEIGCGTLRVGVHFISYLEQQHFHCLERDELSLMAAFRYELPSHGLLNKRPLIVKGEDMDFSKFGVGTTYDLIYASAVFLHIPDKLVWVGLERLADMLKPNDGRIFVSHNIKFCSRLGGDECTKKLNVIGLEYVGKHTHDSLLFNHFEIWFEFRSIRRRRRSKV, from the coding sequence ATGGCTTTTCCGTCATCCTCACCGGCGGCGGCGAAAGGTGTGGTGGTTACGGTGCCGGCTCTAGTGATTTCGGCGGCTGTGGCTGCCGTATTCCTATTTTTCCTACTTTCATCTAGCTCCTCGCCTCTTCCATCTTGCTCTTGTCCCTCTTCCACAACTTATACTACAACCACGACTAATGGTATCGAGAAGCAGCAGATCTCTCCGACGGCGGAGGATATAAGATGGGTGAAGGAACAGATCGTGGCGAATGGGCTTCATATGAAGGACAATGTGCTCCGCAAAGGCATAAACCCTCGAACCCGTGTGCAGCAACTCCAAGATCTCAATCAGTTCAAAGGTATATCCCACTATGAAGGAGACCAATTTGAGAACCACACAGCTCTTCCTTGTCCTGGAGAGCTTCTTGTGGAAGAGCATCATAGTAACTATGGTGAGCCATGGGCAGGTGGACGTGATGTTTTTGAATTCCTAGCTGATTCAGTCCATCTAAATTCGAATTCTCGAGTCCTTGAGATTGGATGTGGCACACTTCGTGTAGGGGTGCATTTTATCAGCTACCTAGAACAGCAACACTTCCATTGTTTAGAGCGTGATGAACTTTCGCTAATGGCTGCATTTAGGTATGAACTTCCTTCCCATGGTTTACTGAACAAACGGCCCTTGATTGTGAAAGGGGAGGACATGGATTTCAGTAAATTTGGGGTTGGAACAACATACGATTTGATTTATGCAAGTGCTGTTTTTCTTCATATTCCTGATAAGCTTGTTTGGGTTGGATTGGAGAGGTTAGCGGATATGCTTAAACCTAACGATGGTAGAATATTTGTGTCGCATAACATAAAGTTCTGTTCTAGATTGGGTGGAGATGAGTGTACTAAGAAACTAAATGTTATCGGGCTCGAATATGTTGGGAAGCATACACACGATAGCTTGCTTTTCAATCACTTTGAGATTTGGTTCGAGTTTAGGTCGATCAGGAGGAGAAGGAGATCAAAGGTGTAG